In Melanotaenia boesemani isolate fMelBoe1 chromosome 18, fMelBoe1.pri, whole genome shotgun sequence, the following proteins share a genomic window:
- the chchd7 gene encoding coiled-coil-helix-coiled-coil-helix domain-containing protein 7: MDKNARKVRNQDINPCIDESDASQKCLDTYNYDRNMCSGFFQKYKNCRKYWHNIMVQRRRDGVKPDMPTAAERLEMLNALGGKPY, encoded by the exons ATGGATAAAAATGCCAGAAAAGTTCGCAATCAGGACATTAATCCATGCATCGAT GAAAGCGACGCCTCCCAGAAGTGTTTGGACACCTATAACTACGATAGGAACATGTGTTCAGGCTTTTTCCAGAAATATAAGAACTGTAGGAAATATTGG CACAACATAATGGTGCAGAGGAGAAGAGACGGTGTGAAACCTGACATGCCCACGGCTGCAGAGAGGCTGGAGATGCTCAATGCACTGGGAGGCAAACCTTACTAG